A portion of the Maylandia zebra isolate NMK-2024a linkage group LG9, Mzebra_GT3a, whole genome shotgun sequence genome contains these proteins:
- the LOC143420363 gene encoding uncharacterized protein LOC143420363: MSSTQKDQHGARSQRSQEADKPHRRKREKTHTCDECGMGFTVKESLKRHQVIHTGVKAFSCDLCGKSFSWKSGLKTHQVIHSGVKAYSCDQCGRAFTHSSSLQNHQVIHSGIKAYSCDICGKTFSQIGSRNTHLRIHTRHDVYCCEQCGRQFITNRQLQQHMFTHTEGRPYKCDLCEKTFKAPRHLRQHQQIHTRKRLYKCSYCEKQSDTDGSSSQPCHHCGGGKDFRCHLCGKTFSRQDTLKVHQRKHTGDKLKYCKECGRSFPTSGDLKCHELIHSGVKKHLCDQCGSSFITAVNLKRHKRVHTGEKPYKCRHCDKSFSHSSSRIYHERAHMEGNYSCDQCDKSFRNLSSYSTHKRSHVTKKLFHCFQCAKTFTSLSALCKHQRDHSGLKSLPSQ, encoded by the exons atgagctcaacacagaag gaccaacatggagcgagaagtcagcgctctcaggaggccgacaaacctcacagaagaaagagagagaaaacacacacctgtgacgagtgtgggatgggTTTTACTGTGAAGGAGTCACTAAAACgtcatcaggtcatccacactggagttaaagcgttcagctgtgacttgtgtggaaagtctttttcctggaaGAGTGgtctaaaaacacaccaagtcatccacagtggagttaaagcgtacagctgtgatcagtgtggcagagcttttactcacagtagcagcttacagaatCATCAAGTCatccactctggaattaaggcatacagctgtgacatttgtggaaaaactttcagccagataGGGAGcagaaatacacacctacgcattcacaccagacatgatgtgtactgctgtgaacagtgtggcagaCAGTTTATAACCAACAGGcagttacaacaacacatgtttacccacactgagggacgaccttataaatgtgacctgtgtgagaagacttttaaagctcCACGTCACCTGAGGCagcaccaacagatccacaccagaaagagactctacaagtgtagttactgtgag aagcagagcgacacagatggatccagttctcaaccctgtcatcactgtggtggtgggaaagactttcgttGTCatctttgtggaaaaactttcagtcggcaagacaccctaaaagtacatcaacgtaaacacactggagacaaactgaaatactgcaaagaatgtgggagaagcttccccaCATCAGGTGACTTAAAATgtcatgaactgattcacagtggggttaaaaagcacctctgtgatcagtgtgggtcatcttTCATCACTGCAGTCAACCTTAAAAGACataaacgagtccacacaggagagaaaccatacaagtgtagacactgtgacaaaagcttctcacaTTCAAGTAGTCGTATCTAtcatgaacgtgcacacatggaaggaaactacagctgtgaccagtgtgacaagagcttcaggaatctcagttcatactccacacacaaacgatcccacgttactaaaaaactgtttcactgtttccaatgtgccaaaacattcacctcattgtctgctctgtgcaaacatcagcgtgatcactcaggactgaaatcactcccatcacagTGA